From a region of the Triticum aestivum cultivar Chinese Spring chromosome 7D, IWGSC CS RefSeq v2.1, whole genome shotgun sequence genome:
- the LOC123170318 gene encoding NAC domain-containing protein 20-like isoform X1: protein MTDHLQVQQQKLELPLGFRFHPTDEEIINSYVIPKVLDEAFVTAAIEDVNLNKYEPWELPEKAKMGEKEWYFYSRKDRKYPTGIRTNRATGVGYWKATGKDKEIFHPPLTLIGMKKTLIFYKGRAPTGEKTNWIMHEYRLESNKELTSNPSTATRTVTATKAASKEQWVVCRIFHKSTGLKKVVMPSYVMPMSTGAEHQQGLTDLDTFPPLMDYDMSSSLANPTLLPAASSYQLHDIGAGSSMIGSMALPMMNDHYIGNHRQQMISDPTPPLPFYQQHQQMMMYMGEDQSFMVGAKPGCGPSSMVSQEDAVTGLSNNYQGNAAATAGGKTSSVNMSMDDM, encoded by the exons CCTATGTGATCCCCAAGGTGCTCGATGAAGCCTTCGTAACCGCGGCGATTGAAGATGTGAACCTGAACAAGTACGAGCCATGGGAGCTACCAGAGAAGGCAAAGATGGGGGAGAAGGAGTGGTACTTTTACTCCCGAAAGGATCGCAAGTACCCCACTGGGATACGAACGAACCGGGCGACGGGTGTCGGCTATTGGAAGGCCACCGGAAAGGACAAGGAAATTTTCCACCCGCCACTCACGCTCATCGGCATGAAGAAGACGCTCATCTTCTACAAGGGCAGGGCGCCTACGGGGGAGAAGACCAACTGGATCATGCATGAGTATAGGCTTGAGAGCAACAAGGAGCTGACATCCAACCCGTCCACCGCAACCCGCACCGTCACCGCCACCAAGGCGGCTTCCAAG GAACAGTGGGTGGTTTGTAGGATCTTCCATAAGAGCACCGGACTGAAGAAGGTGGTGATGCCGTCATATGTCATGCCAATGTCCACTGGAGCAGAACATCAGCAGGGGCTCACTGACTTAGATACATTTCCTCCTCTCATGGACTATGACATGTCGTCATCGCTAGCAAATCCAACGTTGCTTCCTGCAGCTTCTTCATACCAGTTGCACGACATCGGGGCTGGCTCATCGATGATTGGCAGCATGGCGCTTCCTATGATGAATGACCACTACATCGGGAACCACCGCCAGCAGATGATATCAGACCCAACACCACCATTGCCATTCTACCAACAACATCAGCAAATGATGATGTATATGGGTGAAGATCAGAGTTTCATGGTCGGGGCTAAGCCTGGGTGTGGTCCATCGTCAATGGTGTCACAGGAGGATGCCGTGACCGGGCTGAGCAACAACTACCAGGGCAACGCCGCCGCAACAGCAGGTGGCAAGACCTCGTCAGTGAACATGAGTATGGATGACATGTGA
- the LOC123170318 gene encoding NAC domain-containing protein 20-like isoform X2: MTDHLQVQQQKLELPLGFRFHPTDEEIINSYVIPKVLDEAFVTAAIEDVNLNKYEPWELPEKAKMGEKEWYFYSRKDRKYPTGIRTNRATGVGYWKATGKDKEIFHPPLTLIGMKKTLIFYKGRAPTGEKTNWIMHEYRLESNKELTSNPSTATRTVTATKAASKWVVCRIFHKSTGLKKVVMPSYVMPMSTGAEHQQGLTDLDTFPPLMDYDMSSSLANPTLLPAASSYQLHDIGAGSSMIGSMALPMMNDHYIGNHRQQMISDPTPPLPFYQQHQQMMMYMGEDQSFMVGAKPGCGPSSMVSQEDAVTGLSNNYQGNAAATAGGKTSSVNMSMDDM; the protein is encoded by the exons CCTATGTGATCCCCAAGGTGCTCGATGAAGCCTTCGTAACCGCGGCGATTGAAGATGTGAACCTGAACAAGTACGAGCCATGGGAGCTACCAGAGAAGGCAAAGATGGGGGAGAAGGAGTGGTACTTTTACTCCCGAAAGGATCGCAAGTACCCCACTGGGATACGAACGAACCGGGCGACGGGTGTCGGCTATTGGAAGGCCACCGGAAAGGACAAGGAAATTTTCCACCCGCCACTCACGCTCATCGGCATGAAGAAGACGCTCATCTTCTACAAGGGCAGGGCGCCTACGGGGGAGAAGACCAACTGGATCATGCATGAGTATAGGCTTGAGAGCAACAAGGAGCTGACATCCAACCCGTCCACCGCAACCCGCACCGTCACCGCCACCAAGGCGGCTTCCAAG TGGGTGGTTTGTAGGATCTTCCATAAGAGCACCGGACTGAAGAAGGTGGTGATGCCGTCATATGTCATGCCAATGTCCACTGGAGCAGAACATCAGCAGGGGCTCACTGACTTAGATACATTTCCTCCTCTCATGGACTATGACATGTCGTCATCGCTAGCAAATCCAACGTTGCTTCCTGCAGCTTCTTCATACCAGTTGCACGACATCGGGGCTGGCTCATCGATGATTGGCAGCATGGCGCTTCCTATGATGAATGACCACTACATCGGGAACCACCGCCAGCAGATGATATCAGACCCAACACCACCATTGCCATTCTACCAACAACATCAGCAAATGATGATGTATATGGGTGAAGATCAGAGTTTCATGGTCGGGGCTAAGCCTGGGTGTGGTCCATCGTCAATGGTGTCACAGGAGGATGCCGTGACCGGGCTGAGCAACAACTACCAGGGCAACGCCGCCGCAACAGCAGGTGGCAAGACCTCGTCAGTGAACATGAGTATGGATGACATGTGA